A single region of the Plantactinospora soyae genome encodes:
- a CDS encoding acyl-CoA dehydrogenase family protein — MDFDLTSEQQQLRDAVASLGRRYGHGYFVAKAKSGGHTTELWDEAGRLGYLGVNIPAEYGGGGGGITELSIVCEELAAAGCPLLLLVVSPAIAATVIGRHGTQAQRRRFLPGFADGSLKMVFAITEPEAGSNFHRLGTVARRDGDGWTLSGRKCFISGVDEAPYVLVVARVADDEPEAADRSDGSAASPGLTGRGGAAGSTARGGAAGDRLKPALFIVPTDAPGLTRSKLEMEIVSPENQWLLYLDDVRLPADALLGSDSGADYRSGLAAGLPALFAGLNPERITVAAMAAGTARYAIERASTYTASRQVWGRPIGAHQGVSHPLAHAAVQLELARLMIAKAATLYDAGRDAEAGVAANLAKYASAEASALAVDTAIQVHGGNGMTTEYGVATLLGAVRAGRIAPVSREMILNFVAQHVLRQPKAY, encoded by the coding sequence ATGGACTTCGACCTCACCTCCGAGCAGCAACAGCTCCGCGACGCCGTCGCGTCGCTGGGCCGGCGCTACGGCCACGGGTACTTCGTCGCCAAGGCGAAGTCCGGCGGGCACACCACCGAGCTGTGGGACGAGGCGGGCCGGCTCGGCTACCTCGGCGTCAACATCCCGGCCGAGTACGGCGGCGGAGGCGGCGGAATCACCGAACTCTCCATCGTCTGCGAGGAGCTGGCCGCGGCCGGCTGCCCGCTGCTGCTGCTCGTGGTCTCGCCGGCGATCGCGGCGACGGTGATCGGTCGGCACGGCACGCAGGCACAGCGCCGACGGTTCCTGCCGGGCTTCGCCGACGGGTCGCTGAAGATGGTCTTCGCGATCACCGAACCCGAGGCGGGCTCGAACTTCCACCGCCTCGGCACCGTCGCCCGCCGCGACGGCGACGGTTGGACGCTCTCCGGCCGCAAGTGCTTCATCTCCGGCGTGGACGAGGCACCGTACGTCCTGGTGGTCGCCCGGGTAGCCGACGACGAGCCGGAGGCCGCCGACCGGTCCGACGGCTCCGCCGCATCGCCCGGGTTGACGGGCCGGGGCGGCGCCGCCGGGTCGACAGCTCGCGGCGGCGCGGCCGGTGACCGGCTCAAGCCGGCACTGTTCATCGTCCCGACGGACGCACCCGGGCTGACCCGGTCGAAACTGGAGATGGAGATCGTGTCTCCGGAGAACCAGTGGCTGCTCTATCTCGACGACGTCCGGCTGCCCGCCGACGCCCTGCTCGGCAGCGACAGCGGGGCGGACTACCGCAGCGGGCTCGCCGCCGGGCTTCCCGCACTCTTCGCCGGGTTGAACCCGGAGCGGATCACCGTCGCGGCGATGGCCGCCGGCACCGCCCGGTACGCCATCGAGCGCGCCTCCACCTACACCGCGAGCCGACAGGTCTGGGGTCGGCCGATCGGCGCCCACCAGGGCGTCTCGCACCCGCTGGCGCACGCCGCCGTACAGCTGGAACTGGCCCGGTTGATGATCGCCAAGGCCGCCACCCTGTACGACGCCGGCCGGGACGCCGAGGCTGGGGTGGCCGCCAACCTGGCCAAGTACGCCTCGGCCGAGGCGTCGGCGCTGGCCGTCGACACCGCGATCCAGGTCCACGGCGGCAACGGCATGACGACGGAGTACGGCGTCGCCACCCTGCTCGGCGCGGTACGGGCCGGCCGGATCGCACCGGTCAGCCGGGAGATGATCCTCAACTTCGTCGCCCAGCACGTGCTGCGCCAGCCGAAGGCCTACTGA
- a CDS encoding ATP-binding protein produces the protein MIRRLLVANRGEIARRVIATCRARGIETVAVYADPDADSPYVADADVAVRLPGATPAETYLRVDLLVAAAVRTGADAVHPGYGFLAEHAGFAEAVLDAGLVWVGPSAKAIAAMGDKIAAKELLADAGVPMLPTYTDPGRVDAFPVLVKAAAGGGGRGMRIVRAPADLAEAMASARREATASFGDGTVFVERYVERARHIEVQILADAHGAVLSFGERECSIQRRHQKIIEDAPSTAVTPELRSALTTAAVAAARAVGYLGAGTVEFVVDPSGDFYFLEMNTRLQVEHAVTECVTGTDLVGLQLLVAEGGALPASAPPVAGHAIEVRLCAEDPAADWLPATGTLHRFAVPGVSTQFRPEARNDSGLRLDSGVRDGSVVGVHYDSMVAKLIAWAPTRTEAARLLGTALTRARLHGVTTNRDLLVRVLRHPAYLAGEIDTGFLDRHPEVFAPLLTSVDGLRLSCLAAALAGAAARRAAAPVLAALPSGWRNVPTGPQTIGYDCPSGPVEIGYRLGRSGELVTWWVRPEPTGGTATDADADAPVDHPTVTVTVLRAEPSGTVLEVDGVRLDFAVHRVAGVSFVDGPEGAVALAERPRFSEPVPEVPEGSLLAPLPGMVSRVLVVAGQRVDAGELLLTLEAMKLEHPVHAPVAGTVAELPIGEGAQVETGAVLAVLTPG, from the coding sequence GTCATCGCCACCTGCCGGGCGCGCGGCATCGAGACCGTCGCCGTGTACGCCGACCCGGACGCCGACTCCCCGTACGTCGCCGACGCCGACGTCGCGGTACGCCTGCCCGGCGCCACACCGGCCGAGACGTACCTCCGGGTCGACCTGCTCGTCGCGGCGGCCGTCCGGACCGGGGCCGACGCGGTGCACCCCGGCTACGGCTTCCTCGCCGAGCACGCCGGATTCGCCGAGGCTGTCCTCGACGCCGGACTTGTCTGGGTCGGCCCGTCCGCCAAGGCGATCGCGGCGATGGGCGACAAGATCGCGGCGAAGGAACTGCTGGCCGACGCCGGAGTGCCGATGCTGCCGACGTACACCGATCCGGGCCGGGTCGACGCGTTCCCGGTACTGGTCAAGGCGGCGGCGGGTGGTGGTGGGCGCGGCATGCGGATCGTCCGGGCCCCGGCGGACCTCGCCGAGGCGATGGCGTCGGCCCGGCGGGAGGCGACCGCCTCATTCGGCGACGGCACGGTCTTCGTCGAGCGGTACGTCGAGCGGGCCCGGCACATCGAGGTGCAGATCCTCGCCGACGCGCACGGCGCCGTGCTCTCGTTCGGCGAGCGGGAGTGTTCGATCCAGCGCCGACACCAGAAGATCATCGAGGATGCTCCCTCGACGGCGGTCACCCCGGAACTCCGGTCCGCGCTGACCACGGCGGCGGTGGCGGCGGCCCGGGCCGTCGGCTACCTGGGAGCGGGCACCGTCGAGTTCGTGGTGGACCCGTCCGGCGACTTCTACTTCCTGGAGATGAACACCCGGCTCCAGGTCGAGCACGCCGTCACCGAGTGCGTCACCGGCACCGACCTGGTCGGGCTGCAACTGCTGGTCGCCGAGGGCGGCGCGCTGCCGGCGTCGGCCCCGCCGGTGGCCGGGCACGCCATCGAGGTACGGCTCTGTGCCGAGGACCCGGCCGCCGACTGGCTGCCGGCCACCGGCACGCTGCACCGGTTCGCCGTACCGGGGGTGAGCACGCAGTTCCGTCCCGAGGCGCGGAACGATTCCGGGTTACGGCTGGACTCCGGGGTGCGGGACGGCTCCGTCGTCGGGGTGCACTACGACTCCATGGTCGCCAAACTGATCGCCTGGGCGCCGACCCGGACCGAGGCGGCCCGGTTGCTCGGGACCGCCCTCACCAGGGCTCGGCTGCACGGCGTGACCACCAACCGGGACCTGCTGGTCCGGGTGCTGCGCCATCCGGCGTACCTGGCTGGCGAGATCGACACCGGCTTCCTCGACCGGCATCCGGAGGTCTTCGCCCCGCTGCTGACCTCGGTCGACGGGCTCCGGCTCTCCTGCCTGGCCGCCGCGCTGGCCGGCGCCGCCGCCCGCCGGGCCGCCGCGCCGGTGCTGGCCGCGCTGCCGTCCGGCTGGCGCAACGTGCCGACCGGACCACAGACCATCGGGTACGACTGCCCGTCCGGCCCGGTCGAGATCGGCTACCGGCTCGGCCGCTCCGGCGAACTGGTCACCTGGTGGGTCCGCCCCGAACCCACCGGTGGTACGGCGACCGACGCCGACGCCGACGCCCCGGTCGACCATCCGACGGTGACGGTGACGGTGCTGCGGGCGGAGCCGTCCGGCACGGTACTGGAGGTCGACGGGGTACGACTCGACTTCGCCGTACACCGGGTCGCCGGGGTCTCCTTCGTGGACGGTCCCGAGGGTGCCGTCGCGCTGGCCGAGCGCCCCCGGTTTTCCGAGCCCGTGCCGGAGGTGCCCGAGGGCTCGTTGCTGGCGCCGCTGCCCGGCATGGTCAGCCGGGTGCTCGTCGTCGCCGGGCAACGGGTCGACGCCGGTGAGCTCCTGCTCACGCTGGAGGCGATGAAGCTCGAACACCCCGTGCACGCCCCGGTCGCGGGCACGGTCGCGGAGCTGCCGATCGGCGAAGGTGCCCAGGTGGAGACCGGCGCGGTGCTCGCCGTTCTCACGCCCGGATAG